In Corylus avellana chromosome ca2, CavTom2PMs-1.0, the following proteins share a genomic window:
- the LOC132170408 gene encoding eukaryotic translation initiation factor 6-2, whose translation MATRLQFENSCEVGVFSKLTNAYCLVAIGGSENFYSTFESELADAIPIVKTSIGGTRIIGRLCAGNKNGLLVPHTTTDQELQHLRNSLPDQVVVQRIDERLSALGNCIACNDHVALAHTDLDRETEEMIADVLGVEVFRQTIAGNILVGSYCAFSNRGGLVHPHTSIEDLDELSTLLQVPLVAGSVNRGSEVIAAGMTVNDWTAFCGSDTTATELSVIESVFKLREAQPSAIVDEMRKSLIDSYV comes from the exons ATGGCGACTA GACTTCAGTTTGAGAACTCGTGCGAGGTGGGTGTGTTCTCAAAGCTCACCAATGCTTACTGTTTAGTTGCTATTGGTGGTTCCGAAAATTTCTACAG TACGTTTGAGTCGGAGTTAGCAGATGCTATCCCTATTGTTAAGACCTCCATTGGCGGTACTCGCATTATTGGACGCCTTTGTGCTG GAAACAAAAACGGGCTTCTCGTTCCTCACACCACGACTGACCAAG AACTTCAGCACTTGAGAAACAGTCTACCGGATCAAGTAGTTGTTCAGCGCATTGATGAGAGGCTTTCTGCTCTGGGAAATTGTATAGCGTGCAACGACCACGTTGCTCTCGCGCATACAGATCTTGATAGG GAAACTGAGGAGATGATCGCTGACGTACTGGGAGTAGAAGTTTTTAGGCAGACAATTGCTGGTAATATTCTTGTGGGCAGCTACTGTGCTTTCTCTAACAGAGGTGGTTTG GTCCATCCCCATACTTCCATTGAAGACTTGGATGAACTTTCAACACTTCTCCAGGTCCCTCTGGTGGCTGGGAGTGTGAACCGTGGTAGTGAAGTGATAGCTGCTGGGATGACAGTGAACGATTGGACAGCATTCTGTGGTTCAGATACCACAGCAACAGAACTCTCTGTCATTGAGAGCGTTTTCAAATTGAGGGAAGCCCAGCCTAGTGCAATCGTGGATGAGATGAGGAAATCATTAATTGACAGCTACGTTTGA
- the LOC132169504 gene encoding uncharacterized protein LOC132169504, which yields MSTESLGSDARRSLQSGRFSCGLSPSASASALAMAVSGNSCDYVSDTDLSDDETEEFLDSSSPSSTNVSLTPISNQSARLPTFHAIGQGVWCALLSYEACSRLCLRSWAQGGCAEAAYFLNDECSVLREAFGLLQVLLQSEEEIRARPSPEPDNEGAASESLNKCTCIAETVAYDFVLEVAMKVQHIKERNLQLHSQWKWLVTQFPSFYGVSYAYTKLRYLSYVMDVATPTHDCLSLVHDLLLPVIMKGKSGLSHLENRILGVIEEKVEKIITLVFENYKSLDESSPSGMIDAFKPATGIVAPALVSALKIYTLLHDILSPAAQLKLCRYFQAAARKRSRGHLIKTNESSTSMDPVTLSTCYYKMKSLVCNIRNEIFTDIEIHNQLPNFIDLPNISSAIYCGDLCNRLRAFLVACPPPSLSPPIAELVIATADFQRDLDCWKTNPVKGGVDAKELFEKHINTWIQDTRLTLLALCKLIKVKKWSGVRNQHSTNAFIEDMYDRLKEMMDEYDFIVFRWPEYIYHLEKAIADVEKAIVKALLWLYADLLTPLKDSLASKIYGLKYVRKIAKRRDTYVVSYELGIILNSMSRVLEILKPDIETKLNSWRSCIPNIRDTTKEDCFNEVTVMLRAEFRSYLHAVVEKLAKNTRLRHETKLTNVLQDLRETMEESDVKSRMQHLRDMLICTMDQLHTVVEPHVLIAICRGFWNRMGQDILHFAGKKREIKSYKGLRFTISILDNVFALEMKKLLGNALEEKDLEPPPNSRELHSLLY from the exons ATGTCCACGGAAAGCCTTGGTAGCGATGCCCGTAGATCTCTTCAATCCGGCAGATTCAGTTGTGGGCTTTCACCTTCCGCTTCAGCTTCAGCTTTAGCTATGGCTGTGAGTGGCAATAGTTGTGACTATGTCTCAGACACGGACTTGTCGGACGATGAAACAGAGGAGTTCTTGGATTCTTCGTCACCCAGTAGCACAAATGTTTCATTGACGCCGATTTCTAACCAATCAGCTCGCCTCCCCACATTTCATGCAATCGGGCAAGGTGTATGGTGCGCTCTGCTTTCTTATGAAGCCTGCTCTCGACTCTGCCTTCGCTCATGGGCTCAGGGCGGTTGCGCGGAAGCTGCCTATTTCTTGAACGATGAATGTTCTGTATTGCGAGAGGCATTtgg TTTGCTGCAAGTACTATTACAGTCCGAAGAAGAAATACGGGCAAGACCATCTCCAGAGCCAGACAACGAGGGAGCTGCTTCAGAATCTTTGAATAAGTGTACTTGTATTGCAGAAACTGTGGCGTATGACTTTGTGCTAGAAGTTGCCATGAAAGTTCAACATATTAAGGAAAGAAATTTGCAGCTACACAGCCAATGGAAGTGGTTAGTAACCCAATTTCCATCCTTTTATGGAGTTTCATATGCATACACCAAACTAAGATACCTTTCATACGTCATGGATGTGGCTACACCCACTCATGACTGTCTATCTCTGGTTCATGATTTGCTATTGCCTGTAATCATGAAAGGCAAGAGTGGTTTGAGTCATCTAGAGAATCGGATTCTTGGGGTAATTGAGGAGAAAGTTGAGAAGATCATTACATTGGTTTTCGAGAATTACAAGTCTCTTGATGAATCTTCACCATCTGGGATGATTGATGCTTTCAAGCCTGCTACTGGGATTGTAGCTCCTGCTTTGGTGTCTGCCTTGAAGATATACACCCTTCTGCATGATATTTTGAGTCCTGCTGCACAATTGAAGTTATGCAGATATTTTCAGGCTGCTGCAAGAAAAAGGTCAAGAGGGCACTTGATAAAAACAAATGAGAGCAGCACATCGATGGATCCTGTGACTCTTTCAACTTGTTATTACAAGATGAAATCTCTTGTTTGTAATATTAGAAATGAGATTTTCACTGATATTGAAATCCATAATCAGCTTCCCAATTTTATAGACCTTCCAAATATTTCTTCAGCCATTTACTGTGGGGATCTCTGCAATAGATTGCGAGCTTTCCTTGTTGCATGTCCTCCTCCGAGCCTTTCACCTCCTATTGCAGAACTTGTCATTGCTACAGCAGACTTCCAGAGGGATCTTGATTGCTGGAAAACTAATCCTGTCAAAGGTGGGGTTGATGCAAAAGAGCTGTTCGAAAAACACATAAACACTTGGATTCAAGATACACgtcttactttgcttgctttGTGCAAATTAATCAAGGTAAAAAAATGGTCAGGTGTCAGAAATCAGCACTCAACAAATGCTTTTATTGAAGATATGTATGATCGGTTGAAGGAGATGATGGATGAATATGATTTCATCGTTTTTCGCTGGCCAgaatatatttatcatttgGAGAAGGCTATAGCAGATGTTGAAAAGGCAATTGTGAAAGCCTTGCTTTGGTTGTATGCTGATCTTTTAACACCATTGAAGGACAGTTTGGCATCCAAAATATATGGTCTCAAATATGTTAGAAAAATTGCCAAACGAAGGGACACTTATGTTGTCTCATATGAGTTGGGGATTATTTTAAATTCCATGAGCAGGGTGCTGGAGATCTTGAAGCCGGATATAGAAACAAAGCTGAATTCTTGGAGATCTTGCATCCCCAATATTAGAGACACCACCAAAGAAGATTGTTTCAATGAAGTAACTGTGATGCTTAGAGCCGAATTCAGAAGTTACTTGCATGCAGTTGTGGAGAAACTTGCAAAAAACACGAGATTGCGGCATGAAACAAAATTGACGAATGTTCTTCAAGATCTAAGGGAAACTATGGAAGAATCAGATGTAAAAAGTAGAATGCAGCATTTGAGGGATATGCTAATATGCACAATGGATCAACTTCATACAGTGGTTGAACCTCATGTATTGATAGCAATATGCAGAGGTTTCTGGAACCGTATGGGACAGGACATATTGCATTTTgcaggaaagaagagagagatcaagTCATATAAAGGCTTGCGATTCACAATTTCAATTTTGGATAATGTATTCGCATTAGAGATGAAGAAATTGCTTGGGAATGCGCTGGAAGAGAAAGACTTGGAGCCACCGCCAAATAGTAGGGAACTGCATTCCTTGCTCTACTGA